GCGTGTTCAGCGCTGCCAACGAGCTGGCGGCCTACGCCACGCTGGGCCGCTTCGGCAACTTCAGCGCCTTTTCCCAGCTGATGGGCTACCGCAACAACGACGGCATCATGCACCTGCTGGTGAGCGACATCGTCGGCCAGCTGATCGACGAAGGCCAGGTGCGCTACGCCATGTACGACACCTTCTTCGGCGCCCTGCCCGGTCTGCAGCAATTCAAGACCATGCTCGGCTTTGAGCCCTACCGCGCGCGCTACAGCCTCCAATGAAAACCATCCTCCACCGCTTCTACAGCGACTACCTCATGCCGTCGCGCATGGGCATCTACGAGGCGCTCATCGAGCAGGCCAGGGACGCCGGCTACCGCCAGCTGTCGGTGCGCGACTTCGTCAATGAACCGGCGGGCGAAGGCCTGCGCACGCTGGTGCACCGGCACGACATTGACAGCGACCTGCGCACCGCGGCCAAGATGTTCGCCATCGAAGCGAAGCACGGCATCAAGGCCAGCTACTACTTCAGGCTCTCGACGCTGGACATCGGCTTCATGCGCGAGATTGAATCCTACGGCAGCGAAGCGAGCTACCACTTCGAGGAAGTGGCGGACTTCGCCAAGCGCCACCACATCAAGGATGCGGACGTGGTGCGTACCCGCTTTCCCATCATCCGCGCCCAGTTCCGCCAGAACCTCGAACGCATCGAGCGCGCGCTGGGGCGCAAGCTCGTCACGGTGGCCAGCCACGGCGACTTCGCCAACCGCCGCCTGCAGGTCATCAACAACGAGATCCTCGACGACCAGGCCTTCCGCGCGCGTTGCGGCATTGCCTGCGAAGCTTACGATGCCGCCCTCCTGTCGCGCTTTGACATGTACATCAGCGACCGCCCGCACCCGCTCTACTACCACCCCATGCCGCCGGCGGCGGCGTTCGGGCGCTATCGCAGCATCTGCCTGCTCACCCATCCGGTGCAGTGGGAAACCAACTGGCGCGAAAACACGCGCTGCAACGTCCGGCGCCTGATTGAAGGCCTGGCCTGGTAACCCACCAAAGGATGCCCGTGAATATCCTCCTCATCAACCACTACGCCGGCTCGCTCAGGCACGGCATGGAATACCGCCCTTTCTACCTGGCGCGCGAATGGGTCAGGCTGGGGCACCGGGTGCGCATCATCGCCTCGGCCCAGTCGCACATCCGGGCCCAGGCGCCGCACCTGGCCGGTCGGCGTGAACTGGCTGAAGTGATCGACGGGGTGGAGTACCGGTGGATCGCCACGCCGGCCTACCGCGGCAATGGCGCCGCGCGCGTGCTCAACATGTTTTCCTTCGTCAGCCGGCTGTATCGGCAGGCGCAGGCACTGGCCGGCGACTTCCGGCCCGACGCCGTCATCGCTTCGAGCACCTACCCGCTCGATATCTGGCCGGCGCACCGCATCGCGCGCCTGGCCGGCGCGCGCCTGCTGTTCGAGCTGCACGACCTGTGGCCGCTCTCGCCGATGGAGCTGGGCGGTTACTCGAAGTGGCACCCCTTCATCATGCTGCTGCAGGCGGCCGAAAACTTCGCGTGCCGCCGCGCCGACGCCATTGTCTCGATCCTGCCCAAGGTGCGCGAGCACCTGGAAGCGCACGGCATGGCGCCGCACAAGCTGCACATTGTGCCCAATGGCGCCGATCCGGAAGAATGGCTGGCCGCGTCCCCGGCGCTGCCCGGCGTGGCCGGCGAGAAGATCGACGCCCTGCGGCGCCAGGGCAAGTTCATTGTCGGCTATGCCGGTACCCACGGCGTGGCCAATGCGCTCGACACGCTGCTGCAGGCGGCCGCCCTGGTGGGGGACGAGCGGATCGCCTTTGTGCTGGTGGGCGGTGGCCCGGAAAAGCTGCGCCTGCAGCGCATGGCAGGCGGCATGCGCCTGCGCAACGTGCATTTCTTCGACCCCGTCGCAAAGCAGCATGTGCCGGCCCTGCTGGCGCGCTTTGACGTGGCCTACATCGGCTGGCAGCGCCAGCCCCTGTACCGATTCGGCATCGCGCCCAACAAGCTGATTGACTACATGATGGCCGGCTGCACCATCCTGCACTCGGTCGAGGCAGGCAACGACCCGGTGGCCGAAGCACGCTGCGGCCTCACGGTGCCGCCGCAGGACCCGGCCGCCGTGGCGCGCGGCCTGCTTGCCCTGTTCATGCTGTCGCCATCCGAGCGCACGGCGCTGGGCGAGCGTGGCCGCACATTTGCGATGACCAACCTGAGCTACCCCGTCCTCGGGCGCCGCTTTCTCCAGGCCTGCGCCTGACACGAACCTGCAAAGGAAACATCATGCCCGACGACAGCATCAAACCCGACAACACCGAGGCATTCCTGCCTTTTGCCCTGCCCGACATCGGCGACGAAGAAGTGGCCGCGGTCGTGGAGTGCCTGCGCTCCGGCTGGGTCACCACGGGGCCAAAGACACGCCAGTTCGAGCAGGAGTTCGCGGCCTACCTCGGTGGCGGGGTCGAGACCATCTCGGTCAATTCTGCCACCGCCGGCCTGCACCTGGCGCTCGAAGCGCTGGGCATCGGCCCGGGCGATGAAGTGATCGTGCCGACCCTGACCTTTACTGCCACCGCCGAAGTGGTGCGCTACCTGGGCGCCCAGCCGGTGTTCGTGGACGCCGACCCGGATACCCTCAACTTCGACCTGCAAGCCGTGGAGCGCGCCATCGGCCCGCACACGCGCGCCATCATCCCGGTGCACTACGCCGGCCTGGCATGCGACATGGACGCCGTGCTGGCCCTGG
This region of Massilia sp. PAMC28688 genomic DNA includes:
- a CDS encoding glycosyltransferase family 4 protein, encoding MPVNILLINHYAGSLRHGMEYRPFYLAREWVRLGHRVRIIASAQSHIRAQAPHLAGRRELAEVIDGVEYRWIATPAYRGNGAARVLNMFSFVSRLYRQAQALAGDFRPDAVIASSTYPLDIWPAHRIARLAGARLLFELHDLWPLSPMELGGYSKWHPFIMLLQAAENFACRRADAIVSILPKVREHLEAHGMAPHKLHIVPNGADPEEWLAASPALPGVAGEKIDALRRQGKFIVGYAGTHGVANALDTLLQAAALVGDERIAFVLVGGGPEKLRLQRMAGGMRLRNVHFFDPVAKQHVPALLARFDVAYIGWQRQPLYRFGIAPNKLIDYMMAGCTILHSVEAGNDPVAEARCGLTVPPQDPAAVARGLLALFMLSPSERTALGERGRTFAMTNLSYPVLGRRFLQACA